From the genome of Carassius auratus strain Wakin chromosome 26, ASM336829v1, whole genome shotgun sequence, one region includes:
- the LOC113044177 gene encoding toll-like receptor 3 isoform X1 produces MELMKLILLPLFCMCFHGHCAGTAYPHKSKCTIGNTKADCSHMNLDAVPTDLPKNITTLDVSHNRLKNLSSLHLYSNLMNIDASYNTLKIIEEDLCISLPHLQSLNMQHNEVHLLNKKDLKNCSHLTRLDLSYNRLKLVGEPFSVLKSLTWLDVSWNTLKSAKLGTQPQLPNLVTLALSGNEISELQKNDFSFLSNSSVFRVLILSSLSLKKVENGCFQTIARLTDLVLDYSKISLQLTPSLCEELAGTALRNLSLKNTQQVTLSNTTFQGLDKTNITVLDLSSNTMTKIANGTFQWFPRLESLSLGHNSLKHLTKDTFLGLGNLRQLNLQKALIKSHSSSLPIIEDFSFSHLVQLEHLCMTDTAFREITEHIFSGLLNLKTLDLSWSITGLKTVTNTTFASLQESPHLQTLNLTATGINKLAPGAFSSLGNLSTLLLSHNFINQQLKGHELEGLSNIKELDMSENQQSISLTNTSFIHVPTLRTLKLGRAVKGTLDIEPSPFRPLVNLTILDLNNNNIANINAGLLKGLYNLKVLKMQHNNLARLWKTANPGGPVLFLKDATKLSALDLDYNGLDEIPLNALRGFFELRELSLRGNLLDQLHASVFDDLQSLKYLHLQKNLITSVLRVTFGVPLSNLTELYMDHNPFDCTCESILWFSEWLNSTNVSVPGFPQRYICNTPNAYFNRSVMDFDPLSCKDMTPFKALYILSSTAVLMLLFTAFLVHFQGWRIQFFWSIMVNRMLGLLKDERITEGRYAYDAYIIHSAEDRPWVERSLLPLEDEKFIFFLEDRDAVPGVSQLGAIVENMGRSRKIIFVITEMLLKDPWCRQFKAHHAHHQVMEDNRDSLILIFLQDVTDYNLNRSLYLRRGMLKPHCVLNWPLHRERIPAFHEKLRSALASTNRVN; encoded by the exons ATGGAGCTGATGAAACTCATATTGTTGCCCTTGTTCTGCATGTGTTTCCATGGCCACTGTGCAGGCACAGCATACCCACACAAGTCAAAATGTACAATTGGGAATACCAAAGCAGACTGCAGTCATATGAATCTGGATGCAGTTCCAACGGACTTACCCAAAAATATCACCACATTGGATGTGTCACACAACAGATTAAAAAATCTGTCTTCTCTGCATTTGTATTCAAATCTGATGAATATAGATGCCAGCTACAACACTTTAAAGATCATAGAAGAGGATCTATGTATTTCTCTGCCACACCTGCAAAGTCTTAATATGCAACACAATGAAGTGCATTTGTTAAACAAGAAAGACCTGAAAAACTGTTCTCATTTAACACGACTTGACCTGTCTTACAATAGGCTGAAGCTAGTTGGGGAGCCCTTCTCTGTTCTTAAG AGTTTGACGTGGTTAGATGTATCCTGGAACACACTTAAATCGGCTAAATTGGGAACACAACCTCAACTGCCAAACCTGGTGACCCTTGCTCTATCTGGAAATGAAATTTCTGAACTGCAAAAAAACGACTTTTCATTCCTCAGCAATTCCTCTGTATTTCGGGTTCTGATACTCTCATCCCTGTCTCTTAAAAAG GTAGAGAATGGCTGTTTCCAGACTATTGCTAGACTTACTGACTTAGTGTTGGACTACAGCAAGATCAGCCTTCAGTTAACCCCCAGTCTTTGTGAAGAACTTGCAGGCACAGCTTTGCGAAACCTTTCCCTTAAGAACACTCAACAGGTCACCCTCTCAAACACAACTTTCCAAGGTCTAGACAAGACTAACATCACAGTGCTCGACCTCAGCAGCAACACGATGACGAAGATTGCTAATGGCACCTTTCAGTGGTTTCCCAGACTGGAAAGTTTATCCCTGGGGCATAACTCCCTTAAACACCTAACTAAGGACACCTTCCTTGGATTGGGAAACCTGAGACAGCTTAACCTGCAGAAAGCACTGATTAAGAGTCATAGTTCATCCTTACCAATTATTGAAGACTTCTCTTTCTCCCATTTAGTCCAATTAGAACATCTATGCATGACAGATACTGCATTTCGAGAGATAACTGAACATATCTTTTCTGGGCTTCTGAACCTGAAGACACTGGATTTGAGTTGGAGCATCACAGGGTTGAAGACAgtcacaaacacaacatttgctTCTTTGCAAGAATCTCCACACCTTCAGACTCTTAATCTTACTGCCACGGGTATCAACAAGTTGGCACCTGGGGCCTTTTCAAGTTTGGGCAACCTCTCGACACTCCTACTCAGTCACAATTTCATTAATCAGCAGCTGAAAGGACATGAGTTAGAGGGCCTTTCAAACATTAAAGAGCTTGACATGTCTGAAAACCAGCAAAGTATTTCCCTTACCAATACCTCATTCATCCATGTCCCTACATTAAGGACTCTAAAACTTGGCCGTGCAGTAAAAGGGACCCTAGATATAGAACCATCTCCGTTTAGGCCACTTGTCAACCTCACAATTCTAGATCTCAATAACAACAATATTGCAAACATAAATGCTGGCTTGCTGAAAGGATTGTACAATTTGAAGGTACTGAAAATGCAGCACAACAACTTGGCTAGGTTGTGGAAGACGGCCAATCCTGGTGGTCCAGTGTTGTTCCTCAAGGATGCCACAAAACTGTCTGCTCTGGATCTGGATTACAATGGTTTAGATGAGATTCCACTTAATGCTTTGCGTGGCTTCTTTGAGTTACGTGAGCTAAGTCTCCGTGGTAATTTATTGGATCAGCTGCATGCCTCTGTTTTTGATGACCTACAGTCTTTAAAGTATTTGCATCTTCAAAAGAACCTTATAACATCTGTTCTACGTGTCACGTTTGGTGTGCCACtttccaacctgacagaactctACATGGACCACAACCCTTTTGATTGCACCTGCGAGAGCATTCTGTGGTTCTCTGAGTGGCTTAACTCCACCAATGTCAGCGTTCCTGGGTTCCCTCAAAGATATATTTGTAACACCCCAAATGCCTACTTTAACCGCTCTGTTATGGACTTTGACCCATTGTCCTGCAAGGATATGACACCTTTTAAGGCCCTGTACATTCTGAGTAGCACAGCAGTGCTAATGTTGTTATTCACAGCTTTCCTGGTACACTTCCAAGGATGGAGAATCCAGTTCTTCTGGAGCATAATGGTGAACCGTATGCTGGGGTTACTGAAGGATGAAAGAATTACTGAGGGTAGATATGCATATGATGCATATATCATCCACAGTGCTGAAGATAGGCCATGGGTGGAACGGAGCTTGCTTCCCCTAGAGgatgaaaaatttattttttttcttgaagacAGAGATGCAGTACCTGGCGTTTCTCAACTTGGCGCCATTGTTGAAAACATGGGACGTTCcaggaaaataatttttgttattacAGAAATGCTTCTGAAGGATCCTTGGTGTAGGCA ATTCAAAGCCCATCATGCACATCACCAGGTAATGGAGGACAATCGTGACTcactgattctgatttttttgcaagatgtaactgattacaatttAAACCGCTCTCTGTATCTTCGTCGTGGCATGTTGAAACCTCACTGTGTACTAAACTGGCCTTTACACAGGGAACGAATCCCAGCTTTCCATGAGAAACTCCGCTCAGCACTAGCTTCTACCAACAGAGTCAactag
- the LOC113044177 gene encoding toll-like receptor 3 isoform X2 — protein MNLDAVPTDLPKNITTLDVSHNRLKNLSSLHLYSNLMNIDASYNTLKIIEEDLCISLPHLQSLNMQHNEVHLLNKKDLKNCSHLTRLDLSYNRLKLVGEPFSVLKSLTWLDVSWNTLKSAKLGTQPQLPNLVTLALSGNEISELQKNDFSFLSNSSVFRVLILSSLSLKKVENGCFQTIARLTDLVLDYSKISLQLTPSLCEELAGTALRNLSLKNTQQVTLSNTTFQGLDKTNITVLDLSSNTMTKIANGTFQWFPRLESLSLGHNSLKHLTKDTFLGLGNLRQLNLQKALIKSHSSSLPIIEDFSFSHLVQLEHLCMTDTAFREITEHIFSGLLNLKTLDLSWSITGLKTVTNTTFASLQESPHLQTLNLTATGINKLAPGAFSSLGNLSTLLLSHNFINQQLKGHELEGLSNIKELDMSENQQSISLTNTSFIHVPTLRTLKLGRAVKGTLDIEPSPFRPLVNLTILDLNNNNIANINAGLLKGLYNLKVLKMQHNNLARLWKTANPGGPVLFLKDATKLSALDLDYNGLDEIPLNALRGFFELRELSLRGNLLDQLHASVFDDLQSLKYLHLQKNLITSVLRVTFGVPLSNLTELYMDHNPFDCTCESILWFSEWLNSTNVSVPGFPQRYICNTPNAYFNRSVMDFDPLSCKDMTPFKALYILSSTAVLMLLFTAFLVHFQGWRIQFFWSIMVNRMLGLLKDERITEGRYAYDAYIIHSAEDRPWVERSLLPLEDEKFIFFLEDRDAVPGVSQLGAIVENMGRSRKIIFVITEMLLKDPWCRQFKAHHAHHQVMEDNRDSLILIFLQDVTDYNLNRSLYLRRGMLKPHCVLNWPLHRERIPAFHEKLRSALASTNRVN, from the exons ATGAATCTGGATGCAGTTCCAACGGACTTACCCAAAAATATCACCACATTGGATGTGTCACACAACAGATTAAAAAATCTGTCTTCTCTGCATTTGTATTCAAATCTGATGAATATAGATGCCAGCTACAACACTTTAAAGATCATAGAAGAGGATCTATGTATTTCTCTGCCACACCTGCAAAGTCTTAATATGCAACACAATGAAGTGCATTTGTTAAACAAGAAAGACCTGAAAAACTGTTCTCATTTAACACGACTTGACCTGTCTTACAATAGGCTGAAGCTAGTTGGGGAGCCCTTCTCTGTTCTTAAG AGTTTGACGTGGTTAGATGTATCCTGGAACACACTTAAATCGGCTAAATTGGGAACACAACCTCAACTGCCAAACCTGGTGACCCTTGCTCTATCTGGAAATGAAATTTCTGAACTGCAAAAAAACGACTTTTCATTCCTCAGCAATTCCTCTGTATTTCGGGTTCTGATACTCTCATCCCTGTCTCTTAAAAAG GTAGAGAATGGCTGTTTCCAGACTATTGCTAGACTTACTGACTTAGTGTTGGACTACAGCAAGATCAGCCTTCAGTTAACCCCCAGTCTTTGTGAAGAACTTGCAGGCACAGCTTTGCGAAACCTTTCCCTTAAGAACACTCAACAGGTCACCCTCTCAAACACAACTTTCCAAGGTCTAGACAAGACTAACATCACAGTGCTCGACCTCAGCAGCAACACGATGACGAAGATTGCTAATGGCACCTTTCAGTGGTTTCCCAGACTGGAAAGTTTATCCCTGGGGCATAACTCCCTTAAACACCTAACTAAGGACACCTTCCTTGGATTGGGAAACCTGAGACAGCTTAACCTGCAGAAAGCACTGATTAAGAGTCATAGTTCATCCTTACCAATTATTGAAGACTTCTCTTTCTCCCATTTAGTCCAATTAGAACATCTATGCATGACAGATACTGCATTTCGAGAGATAACTGAACATATCTTTTCTGGGCTTCTGAACCTGAAGACACTGGATTTGAGTTGGAGCATCACAGGGTTGAAGACAgtcacaaacacaacatttgctTCTTTGCAAGAATCTCCACACCTTCAGACTCTTAATCTTACTGCCACGGGTATCAACAAGTTGGCACCTGGGGCCTTTTCAAGTTTGGGCAACCTCTCGACACTCCTACTCAGTCACAATTTCATTAATCAGCAGCTGAAAGGACATGAGTTAGAGGGCCTTTCAAACATTAAAGAGCTTGACATGTCTGAAAACCAGCAAAGTATTTCCCTTACCAATACCTCATTCATCCATGTCCCTACATTAAGGACTCTAAAACTTGGCCGTGCAGTAAAAGGGACCCTAGATATAGAACCATCTCCGTTTAGGCCACTTGTCAACCTCACAATTCTAGATCTCAATAACAACAATATTGCAAACATAAATGCTGGCTTGCTGAAAGGATTGTACAATTTGAAGGTACTGAAAATGCAGCACAACAACTTGGCTAGGTTGTGGAAGACGGCCAATCCTGGTGGTCCAGTGTTGTTCCTCAAGGATGCCACAAAACTGTCTGCTCTGGATCTGGATTACAATGGTTTAGATGAGATTCCACTTAATGCTTTGCGTGGCTTCTTTGAGTTACGTGAGCTAAGTCTCCGTGGTAATTTATTGGATCAGCTGCATGCCTCTGTTTTTGATGACCTACAGTCTTTAAAGTATTTGCATCTTCAAAAGAACCTTATAACATCTGTTCTACGTGTCACGTTTGGTGTGCCACtttccaacctgacagaactctACATGGACCACAACCCTTTTGATTGCACCTGCGAGAGCATTCTGTGGTTCTCTGAGTGGCTTAACTCCACCAATGTCAGCGTTCCTGGGTTCCCTCAAAGATATATTTGTAACACCCCAAATGCCTACTTTAACCGCTCTGTTATGGACTTTGACCCATTGTCCTGCAAGGATATGACACCTTTTAAGGCCCTGTACATTCTGAGTAGCACAGCAGTGCTAATGTTGTTATTCACAGCTTTCCTGGTACACTTCCAAGGATGGAGAATCCAGTTCTTCTGGAGCATAATGGTGAACCGTATGCTGGGGTTACTGAAGGATGAAAGAATTACTGAGGGTAGATATGCATATGATGCATATATCATCCACAGTGCTGAAGATAGGCCATGGGTGGAACGGAGCTTGCTTCCCCTAGAGgatgaaaaatttattttttttcttgaagacAGAGATGCAGTACCTGGCGTTTCTCAACTTGGCGCCATTGTTGAAAACATGGGACGTTCcaggaaaataatttttgttattacAGAAATGCTTCTGAAGGATCCTTGGTGTAGGCA ATTCAAAGCCCATCATGCACATCACCAGGTAATGGAGGACAATCGTGACTcactgattctgatttttttgcaagatgtaactgattacaatttAAACCGCTCTCTGTATCTTCGTCGTGGCATGTTGAAACCTCACTGTGTACTAAACTGGCCTTTACACAGGGAACGAATCCCAGCTTTCCATGAGAAACTCCGCTCAGCACTAGCTTCTACCAACAGAGTCAactag